The Halorubrum sp. BV1 nucleotide sequence TCGTCATCGACCGGACCGATGACGTGAAAGACCGCAAGGCGACGAGCCAGTTGGTCACCGAGATCCGGCAGACTGCGGAGACGATCGGCAACGGGAACCTCGACGCCCGCGCGGAGCGGACGGACGAGCTCGACCGGCTCGACGACGAACTGCTCCGCGTCGTCGACGTCGTCAACCGGATGGCCGCGAACCTCGAAGACCTCTCGAACGGCGTTCACGAGCAGGCGCGCGAGATCGACGCGACCGTCGAGGAGGCGAGCGCGGCGGCCGACGAGATCGCGGAGAACGTCGACGAGCAGAACGAGCTGTTAGACGAGAGCGTCTCGGAGATGCAGTCCTTCTCGGCGGGGATGGAAGAGGTCGCCGCGACCGCAGACCAGGTCGACTCCGCGGCCGTCGCCGCAAGCGAGGCGGCAGACGAGGGACTAGACGCCAGCGAGGACGCCCGCGAGGCGACCGAAGATGTCGTCGAGATCGGCGACGAGCTCGTCGAGAGCGTCGGCGCGCTCTCCGAACGGATGGACGACATCGAGGAGGTGATCGAAGTGATCTCGGACGTGGCAGAGCAGACCAACCTGCTCGCGTTGAACGCCAACATCGAGGCCGCTCGCGCCGGCGAGGACGGTAACGGCTTCGCAGTCGTCGCCGAGGAGGTGAAAAAGCTCGCCGACGAGACCCGCGGGTACACAGAGGACATAACCCAAAGTCTCGATCAGTTACAGGCGCAGTCGGCGGAGACGAGCACCGCGGTCGAGCGCTCGCACGAGCGGATCGACGACGCCGGCGCGGAGATCGAGACGGTCCTCGACGCGCTCGAAGACATCG carries:
- a CDS encoding methyl-accepting chemotaxis protein; the protein is MTRLRGLLRRALGYDRDSRSVTDGGIVVDDADQSATGDTDRPTTELGESGTDSHEVRDEDGVNRAGTLAGAGFEQVFNATSVPTFILDCQGNVAEWNEAIASLTGSKREDAIGHGHVSELFYPDGRRADTLADKVLDSPETADEVYDVERCDSARNRYRDTSTMVDRHGDEKHIEFTATVLYGDDDEVVGVTEVVIDRTDDVKDRKATSQLVTEIRQTAETIGNGNLDARAERTDELDRLDDELLRVVDVVNRMAANLEDLSNGVHEQAREIDATVEEASAAADEIAENVDEQNELLDESVSEMQSFSAGMEEVAATADQVDSAAVAASEAADEGLDASEDAREATEDVVEIGDELVESVGALSERMDDIEEVIEVISDVAEQTNLLALNANIEAARAGEDGNGFAVVAEEVKKLADETRGYTEDITQSLDQLQAQSAETSTAVERSHERIDDAGAEIETVLDALEDIADAVDEAAAGVAEVARTTDDQAATVEELTSSLEAIRERSDRTEEATDRIVAATNEQEVAVDELITRVERLDAN